From the genome of Turicibacter faecis, one region includes:
- the galU gene encoding UTP--glucose-1-phosphate uridylyltransferase GalU: MRKPVRKAVIPAAGFGTRFLPATKSQPKEMLPIVDKPTIQYIIEEAIASGIEEILIVTSSTKRSIEDHFDKSYELEDTLAKKGKTEMLEMVQNISNMAQIHYIRQKEAKGLGHAILCAKTFIGNEPFAVLLGDDIVVNDENPATLQLIKAYEKNGCSIMGVQTVADEDVSKYGIMKPSKSHQADGRLVKLSGMVEKPKQEEAPSNLAVMGRYVLTPEIFEMLETQEAGAGGEIQLTDAIDRLMDRQAVYAYDFEGQRYDVGDKFGFIKATIDFSLNRKDLRDQVQAYLKELNEA, from the coding sequence ATGAGAAAACCAGTTCGAAAAGCCGTTATTCCAGCTGCAGGATTTGGAACACGCTTTTTACCTGCAACAAAATCACAACCAAAAGAAATGTTACCTATCGTTGATAAACCAACGATTCAGTATATTATTGAAGAAGCGATTGCTTCTGGTATTGAAGAAATTTTAATTGTTACAAGTTCAACGAAACGTTCAATTGAAGATCACTTCGATAAATCATACGAACTTGAAGATACATTAGCGAAAAAAGGAAAAACTGAAATGCTTGAAATGGTACAAAACATTTCAAACATGGCTCAAATTCACTATATTCGCCAAAAAGAGGCTAAAGGATTAGGACATGCCATTTTATGTGCCAAAACATTCATTGGTAATGAACCATTCGCGGTCTTACTTGGAGATGATATTGTCGTTAACGATGAAAATCCAGCAACGCTTCAATTAATTAAAGCGTACGAAAAAAATGGATGCTCAATCATGGGTGTTCAAACTGTTGCTGATGAAGATGTTTCTAAATACGGAATCATGAAACCTTCAAAATCACACCAAGCAGACGGACGTTTAGTTAAACTTTCTGGAATGGTTGAAAAACCAAAACAAGAAGAAGCCCCATCAAATTTAGCCGTTATGGGACGTTACGTCTTAACACCAGAAATTTTTGAAATGTTAGAAACGCAAGAAGCTGGGGCTGGAGGAGAAATCCAGTTAACAGATGCGATCGACCGTTTAATGGATCGTCAAGCCGTTTATGCCTATGACTTCGAAGGACAACGCTATGATGTTGGAGATAAATTCGGATTTATTAAAGCAACAATCGACTTCTCATTAAATCGTAAAGATTTACGTGATCAAGTTCAAGCTTACTTAAAAGAGTTAAACGAAGCGTAA
- a CDS encoding DUF4956 domain-containing protein, with translation MKETLYEYLVTRSGEVNLFEAFEILIIALLLSMVVFWTYKFTFSGVLYNRKFNVSLVMLTLVTTMVMIVIKSDISLSLGMVGALSIVRFRTAIKDPRDTAYIFWCIGIGLCAGTQNYAIALMGSIFLATVLILFSFGKFGVENRYLLIIRGENRCEQEVMSYLFKQFKGAQLRGKNTTTQSIEMVYQITLKNEAQQTMLDQFYRIEGVQSVNIVAQNGETIG, from the coding sequence ATGAAAGAGACTTTGTATGAATATTTGGTGACGCGGAGTGGAGAGGTAAACTTATTTGAGGCATTCGAGATTTTAATTATTGCTTTATTATTATCGATGGTTGTCTTTTGGACTTATAAGTTTACATTCAGTGGGGTACTATATAACCGTAAATTCAATGTTTCCTTAGTCATGTTAACATTAGTGACAACGATGGTAATGATTGTTATTAAAAGTGATATCTCACTATCCCTTGGGATGGTCGGGGCACTATCGATCGTACGTTTTAGAACGGCTATTAAGGATCCCCGGGATACAGCCTACATTTTCTGGTGTATTGGAATTGGACTTTGTGCAGGAACGCAAAACTATGCTATAGCTTTAATGGGATCTATTTTTCTAGCCACTGTTCTCATTTTGTTTAGTTTTGGAAAGTTTGGTGTAGAAAATAGGTATTTATTGATTATTCGAGGAGAAAACCGTTGTGAACAGGAGGTTATGTCTTATTTGTTTAAACAGTTTAAAGGGGCGCAATTACGTGGTAAAAATACAACGACGCAAAGCATTGAAATGGTTTATCAAATCACGTTAAAAAATGAGGCGCAACAAACAATGCTTGATCAATTCTATCGAATTGAGGGGGTTCAAAGTGTAAATATAGTGGCGCAAAATGGGGAAACCATTGGCTAG
- a CDS encoding CotH kinase family protein, translating into MKKLVAFMMVLLFLMISCLVMVESIDKLDQKKQKQIKSTLGLPGDVLEHSDLPIVVIDTNGEEIHYVRKGESLGESILAEFSLYLPENFKNGDLKAKVETMVDIGVRGNTSRLLPKKQYSLTLLNKKGDEKKASLLGMPKSAKWILNASFEDQSLLRNKLAYDISGKIMQYAPRVKFCEVYLVDDNQPLSSQHYKGIYLLVEKIERHDKRINISKTQSASSETSFIVARNRLKLTDILLDNYGFETYLYDYNMVVEYPKTNLTDEKKNYITQTVSEFERVLYSDRFDDPQEGYAAYIDVDSFVDYFIINEFFKNTDAGIFSTYLHKDYGEKIKAGPVWDFDSAMGNSTHLFPYYDETGFYMPQTAWFSELLKDKKFVNQVISRYHQLRLTYLSDDYLIQQIDDYVSELGEAIERNFEKWPVELCNQSEMLKKYYSIIRPYENDVDALLNFFREHPQYTAEVENRANNYDEEIAKLKLFIRERGAWIDKNIDSLLKWAE; encoded by the coding sequence ATGAAAAAATTAGTCGCATTTATGATGGTTCTTTTATTTTTAATGATAAGTTGCTTGGTGATGGTCGAAAGTATTGATAAATTAGATCAGAAAAAACAGAAGCAAATTAAATCAACTTTAGGCTTACCTGGTGATGTCCTAGAACATTCGGATTTGCCGATTGTTGTAATAGATACAAATGGTGAAGAAATTCATTACGTAAGAAAGGGAGAGAGTTTGGGAGAGAGCATTTTAGCCGAGTTTAGTCTTTACCTTCCTGAAAACTTTAAAAATGGAGATTTAAAGGCAAAGGTTGAGACAATGGTTGATATTGGCGTGAGGGGAAATACGTCTCGGCTTCTTCCCAAAAAGCAGTATAGTTTGACGTTATTAAATAAAAAAGGGGATGAAAAAAAGGCGTCCTTATTAGGAATGCCTAAAAGTGCAAAGTGGATTCTAAATGCCTCTTTTGAAGACCAGTCTTTATTGCGAAATAAATTAGCCTATGATATTTCTGGTAAAATCATGCAATACGCCCCCCGTGTTAAATTTTGTGAGGTTTACTTAGTTGATGATAATCAGCCACTTTCTTCACAGCACTATAAGGGGATTTATTTACTGGTTGAAAAGATAGAACGCCATGATAAACGAATTAATATTTCTAAAACTCAATCGGCCTCTTCTGAAACAAGTTTTATTGTAGCGAGAAATCGTTTAAAGCTTACAGATATACTATTAGATAACTATGGGTTTGAAACATATCTCTACGATTACAATATGGTTGTAGAGTACCCTAAAACAAATTTAACAGACGAGAAAAAAAATTATATTACCCAAACGGTTAGTGAATTTGAACGAGTTTTGTATTCAGATCGTTTCGATGACCCGCAAGAGGGGTATGCAGCCTATATCGATGTGGATTCATTTGTCGATTATTTTATTATAAATGAATTTTTTAAGAATACAGATGCGGGTATTTTTAGTACGTACTTACACAAGGATTATGGAGAGAAGATTAAAGCGGGTCCTGTTTGGGATTTTGACTCAGCCATGGGAAATAGTACGCATTTATTCCCTTATTATGACGAAACGGGGTTTTATATGCCTCAAACAGCGTGGTTTAGTGAGTTATTAAAAGATAAAAAATTTGTGAATCAAGTTATTAGCCGTTACCACCAACTTCGCTTAACCTATTTAAGTGATGATTATCTTATTCAACAGATTGATGATTATGTCAGTGAATTGGGGGAAGCGATTGAGCGTAATTTTGAAAAGTGGCCTGTTGAGTTATGTAATCAATCTGAAATGCTTAAAAAGTATTACTCCATTATCCGACCTTACGAAAATGATGTTGACGCATTGTTGAATTTTTTTAGGGAACATCCACAATATACTGCCGAAGTTGAAAATCGAGCTAATAATTATGATGAGGAGATTGCGAAGCTTAAGCTATTTATTCGTGAGCGTGGTGCTTGGATTGATAAAAATATTGATAGTCTTTTAAAATGGGCAGAGTAG
- a CDS encoding bifunctional diguanylate cyclase/phosphodiesterase, giving the protein MDLSKKINYKLITISLLFMLMFVLSTNILIGKILDSVITLTADVHYNQVSHQLRKDFEILKDSVETIATDKQVIGILEGNKSVEQLDQADKEVISWSENLYNDILEAMPFIKSPIGIVSFPGHYAFSNGTLYENYDFFNREWVKEAKGHRESQSFVTGIYSDFITGKETISIGSLVYGTNKKEPLGVIIIDIYADSFLDYVSNTFYSGRLEVEFLKEDEKSESFMIQNIQKGYYTRELNGLLPDYKLMFSFDKESIKQNDLIAGSVEVIELVIVSVGIFGAICLIVAIYIAFEPALKSIRKLKKIIVQLNQDNDFLNEKNEFVQLELMADVLGKTFDDKIESLIYYDSLTGLPNRKKLHLLCEELIEQNQPFALIFVDMNKFKMVNDIFGHTIGDRLLIRFSHITQRALGKRGIVTRYSGDEFVIIYKNYTNDAEFEFYYRNKIVPLFHLPVELMPDVKVFIEFSIGAAVFPRDGLEVSELIQKSDLMMYKNKSAGLRDKLIFFNDDVYKDLVYIENLKNELRTALLKDELTIVYQPIIDQQQRIVKAEALLRWKNKKLGNVSPQDFISYAEETREIIPIGCWVIEEVCRFIRDHQSSIEISINVSPIQLLEVDFFNCVEAMVEKYQIPFEKLSFELTESVLLEKSEALTQNLHNLRQKGCKILLDDFGTGYSSFSYLKTYPIDFLKLDRVFLSNTDNSDFMIISYINKIADLLNMGVIVEGVETEFQFKTLTKIGCELFQGYYFSRPLSEQNFINLIKP; this is encoded by the coding sequence ATGGATTTATCAAAAAAAATTAATTATAAATTAATTACTATTTCCTTATTATTTATGCTTATGTTTGTTTTATCGACCAATATACTTATTGGTAAAATATTAGATAGTGTTATTACCCTAACAGCAGATGTTCATTATAATCAGGTCAGTCATCAATTAAGAAAAGATTTCGAAATTCTTAAGGATAGTGTTGAAACAATAGCAACAGATAAACAAGTGATTGGTATTTTAGAGGGGAATAAAAGTGTTGAGCAATTAGATCAAGCAGATAAAGAAGTTATTTCTTGGTCAGAGAATCTGTATAATGATATTTTAGAGGCTATGCCATTTATTAAAAGCCCAATAGGGATTGTAAGTTTCCCGGGACATTACGCTTTTAGTAATGGTACTTTATATGAAAATTATGATTTCTTTAATCGCGAGTGGGTAAAGGAGGCAAAGGGACATAGGGAATCTCAAAGTTTTGTGACAGGAATTTATAGTGATTTCATTACAGGGAAAGAAACAATTTCGATTGGTTCATTGGTCTACGGAACTAATAAGAAAGAACCGTTAGGGGTCATTATTATCGATATTTATGCCGATTCGTTTCTTGACTACGTCAGTAATACATTTTATAGTGGCCGGCTGGAGGTCGAGTTTTTAAAAGAAGATGAAAAAAGTGAATCATTTATGATTCAAAATATTCAAAAGGGTTATTATACGAGGGAACTGAACGGGTTATTACCCGATTATAAATTGATGTTTTCATTTGATAAGGAGAGTATAAAACAGAACGATTTGATTGCGGGAAGTGTTGAGGTAATCGAACTTGTCATTGTCTCTGTAGGAATTTTTGGGGCAATCTGTCTGATTGTGGCTATTTACATTGCGTTTGAACCAGCGCTAAAATCGATTAGAAAATTAAAGAAAATTATAGTTCAGTTAAATCAGGATAATGATTTTTTAAATGAAAAAAATGAATTTGTTCAATTGGAGTTAATGGCAGATGTTTTAGGGAAAACATTTGATGATAAAATAGAATCACTTATTTACTATGATTCTCTGACTGGACTACCTAATCGTAAGAAACTGCATTTACTTTGCGAGGAATTAATTGAACAAAATCAACCATTTGCTCTTATTTTCGTGGATATGAATAAGTTTAAAATGGTAAATGATATTTTTGGGCACACCATTGGAGACCGATTACTTATCCGATTTAGCCATATTACTCAAAGGGCATTGGGGAAACGTGGAATTGTTACACGATATTCTGGCGATGAATTTGTTATTATTTATAAGAATTATACGAATGACGCTGAGTTTGAGTTTTATTATCGCAATAAAATTGTTCCTCTCTTTCATTTGCCAGTGGAACTTATGCCAGACGTAAAGGTTTTTATTGAATTCTCTATTGGGGCCGCTGTGTTTCCTAGAGATGGATTAGAAGTTTCGGAGTTAATTCAAAAAAGTGATTTAATGATGTATAAAAATAAAAGCGCTGGCTTACGCGATAAATTGATTTTCTTTAATGACGACGTATACAAAGATTTAGTTTATATTGAAAATTTAAAGAATGAACTACGTACGGCGCTTTTAAAGGATGAATTAACGATTGTTTATCAACCGATTATAGACCAGCAACAACGGATTGTTAAGGCGGAGGCCTTACTTCGGTGGAAAAATAAAAAACTTGGAAACGTATCTCCGCAAGATTTTATTTCCTACGCTGAAGAAACACGGGAAATCATTCCAATTGGATGTTGGGTTATTGAAGAAGTTTGCCGATTTATTAGAGATCATCAAAGTTCTATTGAGATTAGTATTAATGTTTCTCCAATTCAATTGTTGGAGGTTGATTTCTTTAATTGTGTGGAGGCAATGGTTGAAAAGTACCAAATTCCTTTTGAAAAATTATCTTTCGAGTTGACAGAGTCCGTTCTTCTTGAAAAAAGTGAAGCACTTACTCAAAACCTTCATAACTTACGTCAAAAGGGATGTAAAATTCTCTTAGATGACTTCGGAACAGGTTATTCATCATTTAGTTACCTTAAAACATATCCAATAGATTTCTTAAAATTGGATAGGGTCTTTTTATCAAATACTGATAATAGTGATTTTATGATTATTAGTTATATTAATAAAATTGCTGATTTGTTAAATATGGGGGTAATTGTTGAAGGAGTTGAGACGGAGTTTCAATTTAAGACACTCACTAAAATTGGATGTGAGTTGTTTCAAGGGTATTATTTTTCACGCCCATTGTCTGAGCAAAATTTTATTAATTTAATTAAACCTTAG
- a CDS encoding polyphosphate polymerase domain-containing protein, which produces MIVVNRREIKYSISDADYYRYLNLFNEILKSDPHSKNGGYTIRSLYFDTFTDDDYYSKMNGEEVRKKIRLRLYDVNTKRVKLELKRKINVNQVKETVWISSDDARSLINCQYDVLLKYKEKTAQTIYNIMTLGQYRPVVLIDYDRRAFYHEENNIRLTLDSNIRSSETNFDIFSENIPMVPAFTTYHAILEVKFNGDLFCWIAEVLRGRDTINQSLSKYCVSRSLFDQYLA; this is translated from the coding sequence TTGATTGTTGTTAATAGGCGGGAGATTAAATATTCTATTAGTGATGCGGACTATTATCGTTACTTAAATTTATTTAACGAAATTTTGAAAAGTGACCCACATTCAAAAAACGGGGGATATACGATTCGCAGCCTATATTTCGATACTTTTACGGATGACGATTATTACAGTAAAATGAACGGTGAAGAGGTGAGAAAAAAAATCCGTCTTCGTTTATACGATGTAAATACAAAACGAGTGAAATTAGAACTGAAACGAAAAATTAATGTTAATCAGGTGAAAGAAACGGTTTGGATTTCATCGGATGACGCCAGATCGCTTATTAATTGTCAATACGACGTTCTTTTAAAATATAAGGAGAAAACAGCCCAAACGATTTACAATATTATGACACTAGGGCAATACCGACCTGTTGTTCTGATTGATTACGATCGTCGTGCCTTCTATCATGAGGAGAATAACATTCGACTTACGTTAGATAGTAACATTAGAAGTAGTGAAACAAATTTTGATATATTTTCGGAAAATATTCCGATGGTACCGGCGTTTACAACGTATCATGCCATTTTAGAGGTTAAGTTTAATGGTGATTTATTTTGTTGGATTGCGGAAGTTTTACGGGGGCGCGATACGATTAATCAATCTTTGAGTAAGTATTGCGTTTCAAGGTCATTGTTTGATCAGTATTTAGCATAA